The following proteins are encoded in a genomic region of Endomicrobiales bacterium:
- the cysE gene encoding serine O-acetyltransferase → MKFTEDIKNVFYRDPAARSWVEVLFCYPGLHALWFYRFANFFWKVKFYFVARFISNIARTLTGIEIHPGAKIGKRFFIDHGMGVVIGETTVVGDDVLIYQGVVLGGTSLEKKKRHPTVGNNVVIGAGAIVLGAITLGDHSRVGAGSVVFHDVPPHSTAVGVPARIGLGFSDKELAELEHSKLPDPIADAIQFVLKEQDKLENRIVKLEAAKGLPQQSNQSFQDKKKELEKEFE, encoded by the coding sequence ATGAAATTTACTGAAGACATAAAGAATGTTTTTTACAGAGACCCCGCGGCGCGCTCGTGGGTTGAGGTTCTTTTTTGCTACCCAGGACTGCACGCTTTGTGGTTTTATCGTTTTGCAAATTTTTTCTGGAAAGTAAAATTTTATTTTGTTGCGCGGTTTATTTCTAACATTGCGCGCACGCTAACCGGCATTGAAATTCACCCAGGAGCAAAAATTGGGAAACGCTTTTTCATTGACCACGGTATGGGTGTAGTAATTGGTGAAACTACCGTAGTAGGCGACGATGTACTTATTTATCAAGGAGTTGTACTTGGCGGCACCTCACTTGAGAAAAAGAAACGCCACCCGACGGTAGGCAACAATGTTGTAATTGGCGCAGGCGCTATTGTGCTTGGCGCTATAACACTTGGAGATCATTCGCGGGTAGGTGCTGGTTCGGTTGTTTTTCACGATGTGCCGCCACACTCTACTGCCGTTGGTGTACCTGCAAGAATAGGGCTTGGCTTTTCTGATAAAGAACTTGCGGAACTTGAACACAGCAAACTGCCAGACCCAATAGCAGATGCAATACAATTTGTTTTAAAAGAACAAGATAAACTTGAAAATAGAATTGTAAAACTTGAAGCAGCGAAAGGCCTACCACAACAATCCAACCAATCTTTCCAAGACAAGAAAAAAGAGTTGGAAAAAGAATTTGAATAG
- a CDS encoding aconitate hydratase: protein MTPKNTPMSVAKKIISAHLISGKMEPGQEIALKIDQTLTQDATGTMAYLQFEAMGVEKTKAELSVSYVDHNTLQTGFENADDHAYLQSVAAKYGIYFSPAGNGICHQVHLERFGVPAKTLAGSDSHTPTAGGIGMLAFGVGGLDVACAMAAQPFYFAMPKIVNVKLTGKLLGWASAKDIILELLRILSVKGGRGKIFEFSGPGVKTLSVPERATITNMGAELGATTSLFPSDEITLAFMKQQKRQKNWKKLVADENTQYDETIEINLSKIEPLIALPHSPDNVKKVRDVEGIIVNQVAIGSCTNSSLADMLLVAKVLKNKKVHPNVSLVISPGSRQVVAMLARSGALNDLISSGARIIENACGPCIGMGQAPQSGAVSLRTFNRNFEGRSGTKDASVYLCSPHVAVAAAITGKITNPLKLGLAPKIKLPSNFLIDEKLIIAPEKKAFKIEIIRGPNIKPLPNFKPMDKLFVLDVCLKVQDNITTDHILPAGAKILPLRSNLPAISQYTFGAVDKDFVARAKSSGSCVIVAGENYGQGSSREHAALAPRFLGVKAVIAKSFARIHLANLINFGILPLVFEDAAEYNKISLNDKIIIENVSATNQKIEAKLISQGKESKIHLNHLLSERQFEIVRCGGLLNLIKNKK from the coding sequence ATGACACCTAAAAATACACCTATGTCAGTTGCAAAAAAAATAATTTCGGCACATCTTATAAGCGGCAAAATGGAGCCAGGCCAGGAAATAGCGCTAAAAATTGACCAAACCCTCACGCAAGATGCAACGGGCACTATGGCATACTTGCAATTTGAAGCGATGGGTGTAGAAAAAACAAAAGCAGAGCTTTCAGTTAGCTATGTTGACCACAACACACTGCAGACAGGTTTTGAAAATGCCGACGACCATGCCTACTTGCAAAGCGTTGCGGCAAAATACGGAATTTATTTTTCCCCTGCCGGAAACGGTATATGCCACCAGGTGCACTTAGAGCGCTTTGGAGTGCCTGCTAAAACACTTGCAGGTTCTGATTCGCACACACCCACTGCCGGTGGAATTGGTATGCTTGCCTTTGGTGTCGGCGGGCTTGATGTGGCATGCGCCATGGCGGCACAACCCTTTTATTTTGCAATGCCAAAAATTGTTAATGTAAAACTTACAGGAAAACTTTTAGGATGGGCAAGCGCGAAAGATATAATTCTTGAACTTCTAAGAATTCTTAGCGTTAAAGGTGGCAGAGGAAAGATATTTGAGTTTAGCGGCCCAGGAGTTAAAACTCTAAGTGTGCCGGAACGCGCAACAATAACAAATATGGGCGCGGAACTTGGCGCCACAACATCGCTTTTCCCATCAGATGAAATTACACTTGCTTTTATGAAACAGCAAAAGCGTCAAAAAAACTGGAAAAAACTCGTTGCAGATGAAAACACACAATACGACGAAACAATTGAAATTAACCTTTCAAAAATAGAACCACTCATCGCACTGCCTCATAGCCCCGACAATGTAAAAAAAGTAAGAGATGTTGAAGGTATAATAGTTAACCAGGTAGCTATCGGCTCTTGCACAAACTCTTCGCTTGCCGATATGCTGCTTGTGGCAAAAGTTCTTAAAAACAAAAAAGTTCACCCAAATGTAAGTTTAGTTATATCCCCCGGCTCACGGCAAGTTGTAGCAATGCTTGCGCGAAGCGGCGCTTTAAATGACTTAATTTCGTCGGGTGCGAGAATTATTGAAAATGCCTGCGGGCCATGTATAGGTATGGGGCAAGCTCCTCAAAGCGGTGCTGTTTCTTTAAGAACTTTTAACAGAAATTTTGAAGGCAGAAGCGGCACAAAAGACGCAAGCGTTTACCTTTGCTCGCCTCATGTTGCGGTTGCTGCCGCGATAACCGGCAAAATAACTAACCCATTAAAACTTGGGCTTGCGCCTAAAATAAAACTGCCGAGTAATTTTTTGATTGATGAAAAACTAATAATCGCACCAGAAAAAAAAGCATTTAAAATAGAAATCATTAGAGGACCAAATATAAAGCCCCTGCCAAACTTTAAGCCAATGGACAAACTTTTTGTACTTGATGTTTGTCTAAAGGTGCAAGATAATATAACAACTGACCACATATTGCCGGCTGGTGCAAAGATATTGCCGCTTCGCTCAAATTTACCGGCCATTTCGCAATACACTTTTGGAGCGGTTGATAAAGATTTTGTCGCGCGAGCAAAAAGTTCCGGCTCATGTGTTATAGTTGCCGGTGAAAACTACGGGCAGGGCTCATCGCGCGAGCATGCTGCGCTTGCCCCAAGGTTTTTAGGAGTAAAGGCCGTAATTGCAAAGTCATTTGCGCGCATTCATCTTGCAAATTTAATTAACTTTGGAATTTTACCGCTTGTTTTTGAAGATGCCGCTGAGTATAATAAAATTTCTCTTAACGATAAAATTATTATAGAAAATGTTTCTGCCACAAACCAAAAAATTGAAGCAAAGTTAATTTCTCAGGGCAAAGAAAGCAAAATTCATCTTAATCATCTGCTTAGCGAAAGACAATTTGAAATAGTGCGTTGCGGCGGTCTTTTAAACTTAATCAAAAATAAAAAGTAA
- a CDS encoding glutamate-5-semialdehyde dehydrogenase: MEKNEIKQLTANQAAGAKLASRKLALLANDQKNKILAAIASALKKQSCEILFQNEIDVEAAKEAKLSSALIDRLTLNETRIEEMIRGVMEVASLEDPIGTIIADWTVPAGMQIQKVRVPLGAICMIYESRPNVTIDATALCLKSGNAVILKGGSEAINTNRALVHAILPAAKEAGLPDGAIQFIGTTDREAVLDLIKLDTLIDLVIARGGEEMVRFIRQNSIVPVLAHGKGLCHTYIDKSAQIDMATKISINAKCQRPGVCNAMETLLVHKDIAQKFLPIVCGLYTKAGTQVRGCEITKKIVPQVVEATEEDWSSEYLDNIISIKVVESIDEAIHHINKYGSGHSEAIVTDDKEAAQKFLKEVDAAAVFHNASTRLHDGWVFGFGSELGISTQKLHARGAMGIKEITTTKYIVYGSGQVR, translated from the coding sequence ATGGAAAAAAATGAAATAAAACAGCTAACGGCAAATCAGGCCGCAGGTGCAAAACTCGCCAGCAGAAAACTTGCGCTTTTGGCTAATGACCAGAAAAATAAGATTTTGGCCGCAATCGCGTCGGCACTTAAAAAACAATCCTGTGAAATTCTTTTTCAAAATGAAATTGATGTTGAGGCCGCAAAAGAAGCAAAACTTTCCTCTGCGCTTATTGACCGTTTAACACTAAATGAAACTCGCATTGAAGAAATGATTAGAGGCGTTATGGAAGTTGCCTCATTAGAAGACCCGATAGGTACCATAATTGCTGATTGGACCGTGCCAGCCGGAATGCAAATTCAAAAAGTGCGCGTACCGCTTGGCGCAATATGTATGATTTACGAATCACGCCCGAATGTTACCATAGACGCCACAGCGCTTTGCCTTAAATCTGGCAATGCGGTAATACTAAAAGGCGGTTCTGAAGCAATTAATACAAACCGCGCGCTTGTGCATGCAATACTTCCTGCAGCAAAAGAGGCGGGCTTGCCCGATGGCGCGATACAATTTATCGGCACAACCGACAGAGAAGCTGTGCTTGACCTTATCAAACTTGACACCCTTATAGACCTTGTTATTGCAAGAGGCGGCGAAGAGATGGTGCGCTTTATAAGGCAAAACTCCATTGTGCCAGTGCTTGCCCACGGTAAAGGGCTATGCCACACCTATATTGATAAGTCAGCTCAAATTGATATGGCAACTAAAATTTCAATTAACGCAAAGTGCCAAAGGCCTGGCGTGTGCAATGCTATGGAAACATTGCTTGTGCATAAAGATATTGCGCAAAAGTTTCTTCCAATTGTTTGCGGCCTTTACACAAAAGCCGGCACGCAGGTTCGCGGCTGTGAAATAACAAAAAAAATAGTTCCACAGGTTGTTGAGGCAACCGAAGAGGACTGGTCAAGTGAGTATTTGGACAATATAATTTCAATAAAGGTTGTAGAATCTATTGATGAAGCGATACACCATATAAACAAATATGGCTCAGGGCACTCTGAAGCAATTGTTACAGATGATAAAGAGGCGGCGCAAAAATTCTTAAAAGAGGTAGATGCAGCGGCGGTGTTTCATAACGCGTCAACACGGCTGCACGACGGCTGGGTGTTTGGGTTTGGCTCAGAGTTAGGAATATCTACCCAAAAGCTACATGCCAGAGGCGCAATGGGCATTAAGGAAATTACAACTACAAAATATATTGTTTACGGCTCAGGGCAAGTACGATAA
- a CDS encoding MoxR family ATPase: MSGAQEIREINEKVKKESVFVVALMAELGKVIVGQNYILEKLIIGLLSDGHILLEGVPGLAKTLAVKTLAGAIKTKFQRLQFTPDLLPADLTGTTIYSQHDGKFTVKKGPLFANFILADEINRAPAKVQSALLEAMQERQVTIGDTTFQLPDPFLVLATQNPIEQEGTYPLPEAQVDRFMLKLKITYPSKEEERQILERMTSGDEIKINPITTPEEIKTAKHTVSQIYVDEKIKNYIVDLVHATRNPTEYKLNSLKPLIAFGASPRATINLTLASKAYAFIQGRGYVTPEDVKTIGLDVLRHRIILTYEAEAEEVTTEDIVKQIFDGVEVP; encoded by the coding sequence ATGTCCGGCGCACAAGAGATTCGTGAAATCAATGAGAAGGTAAAAAAAGAAAGCGTTTTTGTTGTAGCGCTAATGGCAGAACTTGGCAAAGTTATTGTTGGCCAAAATTACATATTAGAAAAATTAATAATTGGACTGCTTAGCGATGGCCACATTTTGCTTGAAGGTGTACCGGGCCTTGCAAAAACATTGGCTGTTAAAACATTGGCCGGCGCCATTAAAACGAAATTTCAACGCCTGCAATTTACCCCCGATTTACTACCGGCCGACCTGACCGGCACAACAATTTACTCTCAACATGATGGAAAATTTACCGTAAAAAAAGGCCCGTTGTTTGCAAACTTCATACTTGCCGACGAAATTAACCGCGCGCCGGCAAAAGTGCAAAGCGCCTTGCTTGAGGCAATGCAAGAAAGGCAGGTTACTATTGGTGATACAACTTTTCAACTGCCAGACCCATTTTTAGTACTCGCGACCCAAAACCCAATTGAGCAAGAAGGTACTTACCCCCTGCCCGAGGCACAGGTAGACCGCTTTATGCTCAAATTAAAGATTACATATCCAAGCAAAGAAGAAGAAAGGCAAATTTTAGAACGCATGACATCGGGTGATGAAATTAAAATAAACCCGATTACCACACCAGAAGAAATAAAAACCGCGAAACACACCGTTAGCCAAATTTATGTTGATGAAAAAATTAAAAACTACATAGTTGATTTAGTTCATGCCACTAGAAACCCAACTGAATACAAACTAAATTCTTTAAAACCACTTATTGCTTTTGGTGCCTCGCCGCGTGCTACAATAAACTTAACGCTTGCCTCAAAAGCATACGCGTTTATACAAGGGCGCGGCTATGTTACCCCTGAAGATGTAAAAACTATTGGCCTTGATGTTTTACGCCATAGAATAATACTTACCTACGAAGCAGAAGCCGAGGAAGTTACAACGGAAGATATAGTTAAACAAATATTTGACGGCGTTGAAGTTCCGTAA
- a CDS encoding DUF58 domain-containing protein, producing the protein MLSSDIIKKIKKIEIRSRKLANEVFAGQYSSVFKGRGMEFSEVREYMPGDDVRTIDWNVTARYGKPFVKKFTEEREMTVILLVDASASLGFGTKEKFKNEIAAEFAATLAFSAIKNNDRVGMLIFTDRVEKVIRPKKGKNHILRLIRDILFFKPQGHKTNISDALKHLNDIWKRKAVVFLLSDFQDNNFEAALKVTSRKHDLIAVKISDPRENNMADIGLIEFEDPESGLCLLSDTSARSVINASILVKETKNIALKKLFSSSGVDTISVSTDKPYTAELIAFFKRREKRMTC; encoded by the coding sequence ATGCTTTCATCCGACATCATTAAAAAAATCAAAAAAATTGAAATTCGCTCCAGAAAACTTGCCAATGAAGTTTTTGCCGGCCAGTATAGCAGCGTTTTTAAAGGCCGCGGTATGGAGTTTTCTGAAGTGCGCGAATATATGCCCGGCGACGATGTGCGCACTATTGACTGGAATGTTACCGCGCGCTACGGCAAACCATTTGTTAAAAAATTCACCGAAGAACGCGAGATGACCGTAATACTGCTTGTTGACGCTTCCGCTTCATTAGGTTTTGGTACAAAGGAAAAGTTTAAAAACGAAATTGCCGCCGAGTTTGCGGCAACACTTGCATTTTCTGCCATTAAAAATAATGACCGTGTTGGCATGCTTATTTTTACAGACAGGGTAGAAAAAGTTATACGCCCTAAAAAAGGCAAAAACCATATCTTGCGCCTTATTCGTGACATTCTTTTTTTCAAACCTCAAGGGCATAAAACAAACATATCTGACGCTTTAAAACACCTAAATGATATATGGAAAAGAAAGGCGGTTGTTTTTTTATTATCTGATTTTCAAGATAATAATTTTGAAGCAGCACTTAAAGTTACATCTCGCAAGCACGACCTTATTGCGGTAAAAATTTCAGACCCGCGCGAAAATAATATGGCAGACATTGGCCTAATTGAGTTTGAAGACCCTGAAAGCGGCTTGTGCCTGCTCTCAGACACATCTGCAAGATCTGTTATAAATGCTTCTATATTAGTAAAAGAAACCAAAAATATAGCTCTTAAGAAACTTTTCTCTTCATCTGGAGTTGATACAATTTCTGTTTCAACTGACAAGCCATACACAGCTGAATTAATTGCGTTTTTTAAGCGACGCGAAAAACGAATGACCTGTTGA
- a CDS encoding VWA domain-containing protein, translated as MIFAHPYFLLLLIALGIYIFIERKFKLNKTATIYLPQAEIFKSAGSTLRAKLSKMLVWIKVLAIALIIVALARPQAGQNKEEVYNQGIDIMLVMDTSSSMQALDFQPDDRLQAAKKVAKEFVKGRTYDRIGIVVFSGLAFTQCPLTIDHDAVLNFLDKIETNMTGVDGTAIGSAIATAASRLKASNAKSKVIILVTDGRNNMGEIDPISASKAALAMGIKIYTIGAAKPGESLYPIDDPVFGRRLVKIENQDLDEATLANIAGTTNGRYFRATDTNSLSAIFKQIDNMEKTKIKALKYTDYKELFAYFLWPTLLLLLGSKFLNKTYLRKLP; from the coding sequence ATGATATTCGCGCACCCTTATTTTCTACTTCTGCTAATTGCTCTTGGGATTTATATATTTATAGAAAGAAAGTTCAAACTTAATAAAACCGCAACCATTTATTTACCGCAGGCAGAGATATTTAAAAGTGCTGGCTCAACACTTAGGGCTAAACTTTCAAAAATGCTTGTATGGATAAAAGTTTTAGCTATCGCGCTTATAATAGTTGCCTTAGCACGCCCGCAGGCCGGACAAAACAAAGAAGAGGTTTATAATCAAGGCATAGATATAATGCTTGTAATGGATACATCTAGCAGTATGCAGGCACTTGACTTTCAGCCCGATGACCGGCTGCAGGCAGCAAAAAAAGTTGCAAAAGAGTTTGTAAAAGGCCGCACTTATGACCGTATTGGCATTGTGGTTTTTTCCGGGCTTGCTTTTACGCAATGCCCTCTAACCATTGACCATGACGCTGTTTTGAATTTTTTGGATAAAATTGAAACAAATATGACCGGAGTTGACGGCACAGCAATTGGTTCGGCTATCGCAACTGCCGCAAGCCGGCTAAAAGCAAGCAACGCAAAGAGCAAGGTTATAATACTTGTAACTGACGGCAGAAATAATATGGGTGAAATTGACCCAATAAGCGCAAGTAAGGCCGCTTTGGCAATGGGTATAAAGATTTATACCATAGGAGCTGCCAAACCTGGTGAATCACTTTATCCGATAGATGACCCTGTTTTTGGCAGGCGTTTGGTAAAAATTGAAAATCAGGATTTAGATGAAGCCACCCTTGCAAACATTGCAGGTACAACAAATGGCCGTTACTTTAGGGCAACCGACACAAATTCTCTATCTGCAATTTTTAAGCAAATTGACAACATGGAAAAAACCAAAATTAAGGCACTTAAATACACCGATTACAAAGAATTATTCGCTTATTTTTTATGGCCGACGCTACTACTGCTGCTTGGCTCCAAGTTTTTAAATAAAACATATTTAAGAAAATTGCCGTAA
- a CDS encoding VWA domain-containing protein has protein sequence MFQFANPSALYLLLLIPILALGFVAAQISKRKIAKVFAQDELFNKLSNANERTTVLKASLFICGIFFLILALARPQFGTKLIELERTGSDVVIALDVSKSMLAQDIKPSRFERAKNVLSELINRLEGDRIGIVAFAGASFWQCPLTLDRSGAAMFLQILDTNLIPLAGTSIGKAISLSLSGLEKTAPKAKAIVLLTDGEDHNSGPIDAAKSAAASGVKIFVIGFGKANGEPIPVEDENGNFTGYKKDSSGQVVMSKLNEELLSQIASITGGAYIRSVDGYVDTDAIARAVNGLDKQKLSSKMNRQLVDRFQYFLALALLCFLIEFILPQRKKKQI, from the coding sequence ATGTTTCAATTTGCTAATCCATCAGCACTCTACTTGCTTTTACTTATCCCCATACTTGCGCTTGGGTTTGTTGCGGCACAAATATCAAAACGCAAGATTGCCAAGGTTTTTGCCCAGGATGAGCTTTTTAATAAACTTTCTAACGCCAACGAAAGAACAACTGTCCTTAAAGCTTCATTATTTATTTGCGGAATATTTTTTTTAATACTTGCGCTCGCGCGGCCGCAGTTTGGCACAAAACTTATTGAGTTAGAAAGAACCGGTTCGGATGTTGTTATCGCGCTGGATGTTTCAAAAAGTATGCTGGCGCAAGACATAAAACCAAGTCGTTTTGAACGCGCAAAAAATGTGTTATCGGAACTTATAAACCGCCTTGAAGGCGATCGCATAGGCATTGTGGCATTTGCGGGAGCCTCTTTTTGGCAATGCCCTCTTACGCTGGACCGCTCCGGCGCAGCTATGTTTTTACAAATTTTAGATACAAACCTAATTCCACTTGCAGGCACCTCCATAGGCAAGGCTATATCGCTTAGCTTATCCGGGCTTGAAAAAACTGCGCCAAAGGCAAAAGCAATAGTTCTTTTGACCGATGGAGAAGACCACAACAGCGGCCCGATTGATGCGGCAAAGTCAGCCGCGGCAAGCGGTGTTAAGATTTTTGTCATCGGTTTTGGCAAGGCAAACGGCGAACCAATTCCAGTTGAAGACGAAAACGGCAACTTTACAGGCTATAAGAAAGATAGCAGCGGACAAGTGGTTATGTCAAAGCTAAACGAAGAACTACTTTCTCAAATTGCATCAATAACAGGCGGTGCTTATATCAGGTCTGTTGATGGGTATGTTGACACCGATGCCATAGCTCGGGCAGTAAACGGCTTAGACAAGCAAAAACTATCTTCAAAAATGAATCGGCAGTTAGTTGATAGGTTTCAATATTTTCTTGCGTTGGCACTGCTTTGTTTTCTTATTGAGTTTATACTTCCACAAAGAAAAAAGAAACAAATATGA
- a CDS encoding tetratricopeptide repeat protein, producing MKKIFILLLLLSIFGIQNIYASAASNVNSGNRLYKNNKYQDALNKYRSAQIDSPANPTINYNIADALYKTQDYQGAASEYERAISSKNKKLMARSYYNLGNTAYKLQDNDKAIECYKNALRLDHTDKDTKYNLEYLLKVKQENKKQDKNKKDQQNKQEQKNKGDENKDDKNKQNQQQNKDETGKDPQQNQNDLKQDKDKMSKEDAERILSYFDEADKNAAKKRKMQTPNLPKVEMDW from the coding sequence ATGAAAAAAATATTTATTTTATTACTTCTCTTATCTATTTTTGGCATACAAAATATTTATGCCTCAGCGGCATCAAATGTAAACTCAGGCAACCGCCTTTATAAAAACAATAAATACCAGGATGCGCTTAACAAATACCGCAGTGCCCAAATTGATAGCCCCGCAAACCCTACAATTAACTATAATATTGCTGACGCGCTTTATAAAACACAGGATTATCAGGGTGCCGCAAGCGAGTATGAAAGAGCTATTTCTTCAAAAAATAAAAAACTTATGGCGCGTTCTTATTATAACCTTGGCAACACAGCGTATAAACTGCAAGACAACGACAAAGCAATTGAATGCTATAAAAATGCTTTGCGTTTAGATCATACTGATAAAGATACAAAATATAACCTTGAGTATTTACTTAAAGTAAAACAGGAAAATAAAAAACAAGACAAAAATAAAAAAGACCAGCAAAATAAACAAGAGCAAAAAAATAAAGGTGATGAAAACAAAGATGATAAAAATAAACAAAATCAGCAACAAAACAAAGACGAGACCGGTAAAGACCCACAACAAAACCAAAATGACTTAAAACAGGATAAAGATAAAATGTCTAAAGAAGATGCCGAAAGGATTTTAAGCTATTTTGACGAAGCAGATAAAAATGCGGCAAAAAAACGCAAGATGCAAACACCAAATTTGCCAAAAGTTGAAATGGACTGGTAA
- a CDS encoding BatD family protein, with product MKKTIIVLSFILISCVSYATAELKVSAAVDKTSVAVGEEILLTIDISGQSVNIPSIEVPAIANFSIYSSGRSQSMSFVNGQVSNSISFRYVIIPNAQGKFTIPALNLKYDGKTYSTQNIEISVSASQKASVTSANQNVTKVTTQDATLSDKAIFVKAITDKSSVYVNEQLTYYFHLYRRVDFLNQPQFAPPGFSGFWSESYPPTNNMTEINGRQYMLSELKFVLFPTSPGKITIDPSTLQCQIASNNPDDFFDGFFTMGKPITLRTNSITINVYPLPNKDKPANFSGAVGQYEIQAQSDKSNTKTNDPVTFSIIVSGSGNIKTLPEPQMPQLMEFRKFDTASTYDINKSAGKFTGSKTFKTLLSPQSSGTKIIPAIEFSYFDPQSKSYKKIYSKPISINVTQGTTANTTTNFSFASSEVKLLNSDIRYIKDTFTRVKNYPLKNILLIINLSALILLILSLIFATRARTLQENVHLSRKLGASSKAKKYLKEASKLFESEFYNKCVDRDERGRGFFNSKNESDVLTSGKLFEEEKVRHRLSNPASYCKTQIKHNHSGFYSALSRALRNFIADKLNISAEGLTTKEISATFKKHKVPIELANKTFELIAECDFACFAPYTPQKTQMQDALKSAQLIINSLEKFL from the coding sequence ATGAAAAAAACCATAATCGTATTATCATTTATTCTAATTTCTTGCGTATCTTATGCCACAGCAGAGCTTAAAGTTTCTGCCGCGGTAGATAAAACAAGCGTTGCTGTTGGTGAAGAAATTTTGCTAACCATAGATATATCCGGGCAGTCGGTAAACATACCCAGTATAGAAGTTCCCGCAATAGCAAACTTTTCAATATACTCCTCAGGCCGCTCGCAAAGCATGTCTTTTGTAAATGGACAGGTTTCAAACTCTATTTCTTTTAGGTATGTTATAATTCCAAATGCTCAGGGGAAATTTACAATCCCGGCTTTAAACTTAAAGTATGACGGCAAAACATACTCTACACAAAATATAGAAATATCAGTAAGCGCATCGCAAAAAGCGAGTGTTACATCAGCGAACCAAAACGTAACTAAAGTAACAACACAAGATGCAACTTTGAGCGATAAAGCGATATTTGTTAAAGCCATAACGGATAAATCAAGCGTCTATGTAAATGAACAATTAACTTACTATTTTCACTTATATAGAAGGGTAGATTTTTTAAACCAGCCGCAGTTTGCGCCACCCGGCTTCAGTGGTTTTTGGAGTGAGTCATACCCACCCACAAACAATATGACCGAAATAAACGGCCGGCAATATATGCTAAGCGAATTAAAATTTGTACTTTTTCCAACATCGCCTGGCAAAATAACAATTGACCCATCAACACTTCAATGCCAAATTGCATCAAACAACCCGGATGACTTCTTTGATGGTTTTTTTACCATGGGCAAACCTATTACACTGCGCACAAACTCAATAACAATAAATGTTTACCCTCTACCTAATAAAGATAAACCGGCTAATTTTTCGGGCGCTGTTGGTCAATACGAAATACAAGCCCAAAGCGATAAATCAAACACAAAAACAAACGACCCTGTAACATTCAGCATTATTGTTTCTGGTTCTGGTAACATTAAAACACTGCCCGAGCCACAAATGCCGCAACTTATGGAGTTTAGAAAATTTGACACCGCAAGCACTTACGACATTAATAAATCAGCTGGAAAATTTACGGGGTCAAAAACATTTAAAACACTCCTTTCACCGCAAAGCAGTGGAACAAAAATCATACCGGCAATAGAGTTTTCTTATTTTGACCCACAATCAAAAAGTTATAAAAAGATTTATTCAAAACCTATTTCTATAAATGTTACGCAGGGCACAACCGCAAACACGACAACTAATTTTTCTTTTGCCTCCAGTGAAGTAAAACTGTTAAATTCAGACATCCGCTACATTAAAGATACTTTCACCCGGGTAAAAAATTACCCACTAAAAAATATTCTGCTTATAATTAATTTATCTGCTCTTATACTGCTAATTCTATCTTTAATATTTGCTACGCGCGCACGCACGCTTCAAGAAAATGTTCACCTTTCAAGAAAGCTTGGCGCAAGCTCAAAAGCAAAAAAATATTTAAAAGAGGCCTCAAAACTATTCGAATCTGAGTTTTACAATAAGTGTGTGGACCGAGACGAGCGAGGCCGAGGATTTTTCAACTCAAAAAATGAGAGCGATGTGTTAACATCGGGCAAACTTTTTGAGGAAGAAAAAGTCCGGCATCGTTTGTCAAATCCCGCATCCTATTGTAAAACCCAGATTAAACATAATCACTCGGGCTTTTATTCCGCACTCAGCCGTGCTTTGCGTAACTTTATTGCGGATAAGCTTAATATATCGGCAGAGGGCCTTACAACAAAAGAGATATCAGCGACTTTCAAAAAACATAAAGTTCCGATTGAACTTGCCAATAAAACTTTTGAACTAATTGCTGAGTGTGACTTTGCCTGCTTTGCACCCTACACCCCGCAAAAAACTCAAATGCAAGATGCTTTAAAATCGGCCCAGTTAATTATAAATTCTTTGGAGAAGTTTTTATGA